The following coding sequences are from one Mustela lutreola isolate mMusLut2 chromosome 5, mMusLut2.pri, whole genome shotgun sequence window:
- the SPRY4 gene encoding protein sprouty homolog 4, with protein MEPPIPQSVPLTPSSVMVQPLLDSRMPHNRLQHPLTILPIDQMKTSHVENDYIDNPGLVPPIGPKRTRGGPPELAPTPARCDQDVTHHWISFSGRPSSVSSSSSTSSDQRLLDHMAPPPVADQASPRAVRIQPKVVHCKPLDLKGLAVPPELDKHFLLCEACGKCKCKECASPRTLPSCWVCNQECLCSAQTLVNYGTCMCLVQGIFYHCTNEDDEGSCADHPCSCSRSNCCARWSFMGALSLVLPCLLCYLPATGCVKLAQRGYDRLRRPGCRCKHTNSVICKAATGDAKANRPDKPF; from the coding sequence ATGGAGCCCCCGATCCCACAGAGCGTCCCCTTGACTCCCAGCTCAGTCATGGTCCAGCCCCTACTTGACAGCCGTATGCCCCACAACCGCCTCCAACACCCACTCACCATCCTCCCCATCGACCAAATGAAGACCAGCCATGTGGAGAATGACTACATAGACAATCCTGGCCTGGTGCCCCCTATTGGCCCTAAGCGGACCCGGGGTGGGCCCCCAGAGTTGGCCCCAACGCCTGCCCGCTGTGACCAGGATGTCACCCACCACTGGATCTCCTTCAGCGGGCGCCCCAGCTCcgtgagcagcagcagcagcacgtcCTCTGACCAGCGGCTCTTGGACCACATGGCACCACCACCTGTGGCTGATCAGGCTTCCCCGAGGGCAGTGCGCATCCAGCCCAAGGTGGTCCACTGCAAACCACTGGACCTCAAGGGCCTGGCAGTGCCCCCCGAACTGGACAAGCATTTCTTGCTATGTGAGGCCTGTGGGAAGTGTAAGTGCAAGGAGTGTGCATCCCCGCGGACACTGCCCTCCTGCTGGGTCTGCAACCAGGAATGCCTGTGCTCTGCCCAGACCCTGGTCAACTACGGCACCTGCATGTGCCTGGTGCAAGGCATCTTCTACCACTGCACCAATGAGGACGATGAGGGCTCCTGCGCTgaccacccctgctcctgctcccgcTCCAACTGCTGCGCCCGCTGGTCCTTCATGGGGGCCCTCTCCCTGGTGCTGCCGTGCCTGCTCTGCTACCTGCCTGCCACCGGCTGTGTGAAGCTGGCCCAGCGCGGCTACGACCGCCTGCGCCGCCCTGGTTGCCGCTGCAAGCATACGAACAGCGTCATCTGCAAGGCAGCCACCGGGGACGCCAAGGCCAACAGACCAGACAAGCCCTTCTGA